Within Populus trichocarpa isolate Nisqually-1 chromosome 6, P.trichocarpa_v4.1, whole genome shotgun sequence, the genomic segment AGACAGCACAATGGATGAGTTGCGAAGCCAAATATGGCACGGTTATTCTTATATGTGGGTTccataattttagattttctatGCCAGATGTGATTAACACAGTATCAGCTAACTATCAAATGATCTAGTATTCCCGGATCAAAGAAAACTAGAAGCTCATCGGTTTCCAAACAAAATAAGACATCATATTGAAGGATGTTTccatgaaaatatatcaaataatgaaaCAGGAATGTAAGCGAACCTGCTATTTGGAAGGTTCTTCAATGCATTGGGCAAAAAACCCCTATACAAGCCTATAACTCCATCACGCTGCACGATTCCTGCATCAGTAAGACCAAATTAGATTCGATCCCTCAGTCACCAAAATAAATTGCAAGAAGAAATTAATAGCATAAGATTTTGGTTCGATTTAAGATATATGACCTATATCAAGACTTGAACCTTTACCCAAGAGCCCTTAGGATTTAAGTGATAACACTCAAACAAGGGCTACAGccacatgaaaaattaagaggCACTATTATTTCATAAGACCTAGGAAATCTATGTTGAGTTGATATATGAGAAATGCATAAGCTGCCTTCCATCATTAAGAACCTCAAGAAACAGCACAGAATTTGAGAAGCTTCATCCAGTCAGAAACTAgaaacatgttttctttttaataatatttggaCAGGTACGCATAGAAGCAGTCCCAGAGATGTCCTTAAAATTTTCAGAATCACGGTatttaagagaaagaaatgCAGCTCAACAGGTATTGTAAACAGATTTAAAAGTTCTTTTAACTTGAATTAACATTACCCTGGCATTGGGTTAAGACCATAGCATATCATGAGCACACAAACAGATTTAAGGCTCTTTCAACATGAACTAACATGCCCTTGGGCATCGGCTCAAGAGACAAGTGGCTAAATTGGAGTTTTGTGGAGTGAATGATGGGCTCAATAATCAATAATAGACATAAGCATTAACAAATGAGAAAAGCAAGATAGTCTAATATGTGATTTATGGCCCTTTTGCTCTGCTGATATTAGCATTGCTTGCACTCTAAGCCTCTCTTAAGTGTCCCATTGTCTACTCACTCACAAAGTATCTTGGTCCATTACCACTAGAACCCTTTTATGGTAATGTCAGAGACAATAAACATCTCCATGCATGTCTGTTCTCTACATTTTTGTGCACCTTACCTGGAAAGGCATCCAAAACTGATTTGTAAGGGGTACCCTTCATTTGCATTTGTCTTCTTACTGTATCCAAAGGATAACACGTGAGTGTTGCAACAGCTGCAGACACCACAGCTGTCAGTAGAGTTGACTGAGTCTTCTGTTGATATTTCTCCGGCAATGACTTCTTCACCCTGTTGTCCAAAGTGAGTAACATCCAACACTCGTTTTATGTTagcattcttttccaaaaacaactaaataaaaaaaaaataaaagaagctcGAGGCATTAATGTGCTCACAAGTCAAAAATGCAAAAGTTGACAGCAATATATGGAGCAATGCCAAGAAGAGAAGGCCCAAGACCATAGTAAAATGACGCAACTCCTTCCTCTCGTAACATTGTCAATGCAATCTGGACATCATCAATACTCTTCTGTTCATAAATGATTATCTTGTCATTAAACGTAGTCTAGTAATCAATATAATACCTCAGACATAGTGCGATAGCCTGGATCAACCGCTAAGCGTAATCTCAGGACATCCAAAGGATATGTTACCTGAAAAAATATACACAGTAAGATAATTTTAAGATTCAAAGGCATGTAGTACTGGATacatattacatttttttaaatggggCAATACAAAATTGGATGTCTACGCACAcagtaaaatgttttaagaaaCAAATTCATGTACTTCTTTGAGCACAAACACTATCCCAACAGGTAGCAATATAATGAgaatttccatttccatttccattgaTGAATTACTCACAAAAGTAGATGTCATGCCTGCACAAGCACCTGCAGCAAGTCTGCCAATAACTGAAAGCTCACCATCCTTTCCCTTGAACAATTTCTACAAATTcacatgcaaaaataaataaataaataaatcaaccaaATGCCTCAAATAATAGCAACTCAATTATTTATAACACTTTCCTAGAACTTGCTTAAACACATTTTCACTAGTATTACCTTGTAAGTTTCATAAGCCAAGAGCTGGACAGCACTATAAGGTATGATCCGAATCACCTGAAATATTCACCATAAATCccaaattggaaaacaaaaccTTATCCTAATTATTCAAGAAAGTTAAAAATCTGCCAAGCACCTGAGGAAGGTTTCCTTTCCAGTACCCTTTAACTCCTTCTTCTTTCCCTATCATCACTATTGCCTGCAGTTAATTGACGAATATGCAACTTCGTTAAGATAAACAAGTAACCGACATTGAAATTTGCTACATACCTCAATGAAACCAATTGCCTTCTTAGCACTTTCTTGCCCGGCCCGCACTCCATGAGtctataaacacatcaaattagCACTATCAGCGTTATTGATAATGTTACTAATTAGCAATTACCTTGTCGATAATTGAAACCTCTACTGTTTAgcttgaattataataataataataatgccatatagtttttttctcagTAACCAAAATAGAAGCTACAAAATCCACAATTTAGAGAATTCTACATTAACTGCTCAAACTCCATTTTCTCAGTAACCAGATAGCAGCATTAACAAGTCGGGACCTCGAAAAACACgtgataaaaattgaaagcaCAGAAACTTAAAAACAACACCTGCATGAGTAGCTTTATACGGTCAAGCGGAGCCGTGACAGTCTTCGCGGCGGCACCAGCGACAGCTCCAGCGGCAAAAATGGCAGCATCTCTTGGCACATAAGCCAGTATTGCTAACGGATACTTCAATAGCTGAGCCGAACTCGGTGCAAACTCATTTCTTCCATCTTCCTTCATCTCCGCCATTGAAACTGAAGCAAAATTGCCAAAACTTCCATTATTGCCACCACTCCGGATTCTGCAACTGAATTGCGCGTTTCTCCACAGAGGTTCGCGGTGGTGCGTGGTTTCAGAGAGTGAAGAGTGTGAGGTTTTTAGGTTTGGTAACGTCTGGAAGGATAAAATggctctctcttcttctctcatgGTTTGAATTGGTAAACTTGAGAGTTTGTTAGGGGCAGAGAAGggataaggtagaaagatagtaGCAGAACGcagagagagggagaagagCAAACTTAAACAGAAGGATCTCTTGGGATTTTTAAGCAGAGTAAGTAGAGTGAgtgcttttgttttattaaagatTTGGTGTGTGCGGGTCTATCTAGGGATGATGAAGCACACAGCCTGATTGATTAGAAATATTTCTTCATTGATAGAGACAGGCAAActacattttagtttttatttagcCCCTATAAGTTTCTATATGCTTCATTTCATCCTATCacttaaaaacattttcaatatTAACCCTTTTTGTTCAATTTGCTCCCTTAACCTCTAAAAAGCTTTTAATATTACTCTCATCCTATTATCTTAACATTCTCAATATTCAATTCTATATTCTAcagaattttataaaatcctGCAATaactataggttttttttaatgttttgtatttatttgtattatttttataaaagtgtaATGAATATTAACATGTGTATTTTATGAAACCTTAGGGGCGATTCATAAGaggaaaaaagtgaaaataaaaataaaataaagaaataggtATTTGCCATTTGGCTTAGCTTTTGTTAATGGAAATGTGCAAGTATTGGGTGCAAAAATGAGATATTGAGAAACCATGGGGAGTAAAAATGCTATTAATATTTTGCCCACTCTATGCGCGCCTTTGGGCCTTCCTGGTTGTTCAGCCTTTGGACACGACCAAATTGCAATGACAAATCATTCGTTCGTTCTtcatttgtttataatttgattaaaaaaaaatgatttttgaaaacgAAGGCCACAGAGGCCGGCTCCATTTAATTTCGAGATGGTGGAGACGTACTCCATGCTGTTTGCTgacatcagtttttttttatattttaaaaatatttttaaaaaatttaaattttttttattttaattaatacttttttatgttcttatataattttaatttgttgattttaaaaatatttttttaaaaaataaaaaaatattattttaatatattttaaaataaaaaataatttaaaaaataaccacaattatattttcattccTCCTTCTTAAATCGTACTTTTTGATCTAATAATGAAAAGCAAATATGACACTACATTGTCacgattgaaaaaaaaaaattaatgttttgtgtAATAATAGACTATGACTGTTAggagaacattttttttttaattaaataagaagCATCTAGAAGATTATAAGAAATGATCCACCActcatttataaattattatattattgtaagATAGTCCTTGTACTTTggaagatatgtttttttttttcaacaatttttcttttttatattcattaaaaaCTACTCCAACAAATATGTCACTCAAGGCATCTCCAGCCCAAAAGccataagaaattttttttgtcaattaacaTATCATTTCCTGTTTTTTGCAGCACATTATATACTTGAACAGCGCTTTGCTTtgga encodes:
- the LOC7487316 gene encoding probable envelope ADP,ATP carrier protein, chloroplastic, which codes for MREEERAILSFQTLPNLKTSHSSLSETTHHREPLWRNAQFSCRIRSGGNNGSFGNFASVSMAEMKEDGRNEFAPSSAQLLKYPLAILAYVPRDAAIFAAGAVAGAAAKTVTAPLDRIKLLMQTHGVRAGQESAKKAIGFIEAIVMIGKEEGVKGYWKGNLPQVIRIIPYSAVQLLAYETYKKLFKGKDGELSVIGRLAAGACAGMTSTFVTYPLDVLRLRLAVDPGYRTMSEIALTMLREEGVASFYYGLGPSLLGIAPYIAVNFCIFDLVKKSLPEKYQQKTQSTLLTAVVSAAVATLTCYPLDTVRRQMQMKGTPYKSVLDAFPGIVQRDGVIGLYRGFLPNALKNLPNSSIRLTTFDIVKRLIAASEKEFQRIVEENRHKQSQDASNEPS